The nucleotide window gttctctttgATTCTTAGGTCTTTTCTCCTGGCACCCTGTATTCATGGCCTTGGCGGTGAGTTTGGGCTTCTTTTCTGCAGCTGATTCGTTAGAATATGCCCATAGGGAAGCATCCAGCCTTCCAAAGGCGTGCAGCctttctgaggctcagagaggtgggggaaagagCAAGGGCCCCATCTTTCCCTGCAACCTATGATTGGGAGACATGGAGGGCCGGGCTGTAGTTAGTATCAAGTGGTTGAAGGGGGTTGGGAGAGTATGGAAGATGTATCTTTCTCCCCTATGGTCTGAAAGGAGGAAGTAGAAGGGGTGTTGTCCAGTCACCCCCCCAACACCCCTACCCCCTCAAAGTTCAGGAACTTGCTAAAGATTTGCTTAATATTGGTCAAGAAGTGGGAATCATTGcctgtggaggaggaggaggaggaggtagggCATGGATGTCACCCTGAGTGATAAAACTTCCACTCGAGTGTTGATTCTCCATTGTGCCCAGAAATCCTGACCTGTGATGTAGGAGGTCCTGGTGGGAGTTCTTTGGCCTCCATCCTTTGTACCCCCTGTTTGGATGTATGAGAGCACCCCTTTTTTCTTAGGCCTCCAAGCTGGCCTGAGGCTCACGGGCCCTCTCCTGTGTTCACAGTTCTGCCTCTGCATGGCTGAGGCCATCCTGCTCTTCTCGCCTGAGCACTCCCCGTTCTTCTTCTGCTCCCGAAAGGCTCGGATCCGACTCCACTGGGCAGGGCAGACCCTAGCCATCCTCTgtgcagccctgggcctgggctTCATCATCTCCAGCAGGACCCGCAGTGAGCTGCCCCACCTGGTGTCCTGGCACAGCTGGGTAGGCGCTCTGACCCTGCTGGCCACTAGTGGTCAGGCACTATGTGGGCTCTGCCTCCTCTGTCCTCGAGCAGCCAGAGTCTCAAGGGTGGCTCGCCTCAAGCTCTACCATCTGACTTGTGGACTGGTGGTCTACCTGATGGCTACAGGAACGGTGTTCCTAGGCATGCACTCAGTGTGGTTCCAGGCCCAAATCAAAGGTGCAGCCTGGTACCTGTGCCTGGCACTGCCCCTCTATCCGGCCCTGGTGATCATGCACCAGATCTCCAGCTCCTACTtgccaaagaagaaaatggaaatgtaagtTCCTCTGAACTTTGAATGTAGGTGGGACACTTGCCTTGGACTTAAATGTTTCCTCTGGTGACCTTCAAGGGATCCACTTCAGAAGTGGTAGGATTTTTGTACTTCTTAGCTGGGCCAGGGGCCACAGAAACCCAAACTGCTATTGCTGACGACGATTCAGGGGGCCCAAATGGGGAAATATACTGGGTGCAAGTGGaaggtaagggggggggggtgtggcctTGGTCCTGAAGCCTCCACTCTTGATGGGACACAGAAGTGTTGGGCGGCGGCGGTGATGGTGTTGGCAGTCATTTCTTGCCTGTGCTCCTGATGGAGAGTTGGGTTGCTGTAACTTATGAATGAGCACAGTGGCTCTTTGGGTCTGTTGGAGACAGCAGTGTGGAGAGAGCCCATGGGTTATGGTTCCTGTAGGTTCTAATGTGCAACCTTCGGCAAGTCACATGCCTCaggacctcagtttccacatctgtgtcATGGGTGAGTTTCTAAACAGTCTCCCAATATTCAGTGTCTGTCAGGTTGATGTCACAGAACACTCTCCCCGCTCTGGAACGGTGGCTGGACCACTAAGCAGACTCAGGATGTGATTCATACATTTGTTATTCTCTTATCCCGCTGAAGGGACAGGTCTGTCTTTGTGGCCTTCCAAGAATCTGTGCCAATTTGGCTCCTGGACTAGGGCACAGAAGGTCAGGCACTGTGGAAAGAAGGGTCCCATGTGAGGCTCTTTTGAACTCCAAGACAGTAAAGGCACTAAAGTCACTTTAAAGCTTTTGAAGGAGCAGAGGGGCATTGGCCTAACCAAGCCTATGGCTCCTGGCTGGGCCTCTTAGCTCAGTTAAGAACTTCCTTCAGCCCACCTCAGAATCTGGGCTTGAGGGCTGCATGTCATGGGTTCGCACCTTCCCCGACATGTGTTCTCAGTGGCAAAGTAGTCCTGAGCTTCTCATGTTCAGCCCTTCCTCGGGCTCACATTCTTGCCTTAGCACATAGCTTTATGTAGGTATTCTGAAACTTTTAGAACAAACTAAGAGCTAAGGAAGAGGGGTAGGGCTTTTCTGATCTAGGGAAAACAAAGTCTCCCTGGTCCCTTTCTCAGCTAAGCTTTTCTCAGTTGCGGTCTCTTGCCAGCTCTTTGGTCTAGGAGGGGGCTGAGTTAGTTGCCAGTTGGCAAAAAAGGGCCGGGTCCTCTTCCCTGCAGAGACCCCTCCTTGTTCCAAACTGAAGCTAGTACCCCAGACCATTCTCAGTGGTGAGAGCTGGATGCCGGACTGGTTAACTGTGATCTGGCTTGGTCTCAGAGATGGGACCTCCATAGATCATGACAAGGACTGAAGATGGCTAAGCCAGAAAAGCTGATGTTGAGGCAAGTAAAGACAGCTCAGGGGATACTCTGGGAGGTCTGGGTATAGGGGCTGGAGCTCCAGGTCCCAGGAGCAGGGCAGGCGTTCCTAGATGGCAATAATTTAGATGTCCCAGGTCTTCCTAAGATGTAAGAGCTtcctgtctgggtggctcggaaGCAAGGAGGTTGGTATGATTTAACAGTCCAGGACTTGGGACTGCGAGGGCACAAGCGTCCTCTGAGTGGATCTCATTGGGTCAGATGGCATCTCCAGGAGCTCTCCAGACCCAGGGCAT belongs to Felis catus isolate Fca126 chromosome C1, F.catus_Fca126_mat1.0, whole genome shotgun sequence and includes:
- the CYB561D1 gene encoding probable transmembrane reductase CYB561D1 isoform X1, giving the protein MQPLEVGLVPAPAREPRLTRWLRRGSGILAHLVALGFTIFLTVLSRPGTSLFSWHPVFMALAFCLCMAEAILLFSPEHSPFFFCSRKARIRLHWAGQTLAILCAALGLGFIISSRTRSELPHLVSWHSWVGALTLLATSGQALCGLCLLCPRAARVSRVARLKLYHLTCGLVVYLMATGTVFLGMHSVWFQAQIKGAAWYLCLALPLYPALVIMHQISSSYLPKKKMEM
- the CYB561D1 gene encoding probable transmembrane reductase CYB561D1 isoform X2; translated protein: MLEERRLERSENWRGDPAVVGGGVLWKGLFSWHPVFMALAFCLCMAEAILLFSPEHSPFFFCSRKARIRLHWAGQTLAILCAALGLGFIISSRTRSELPHLVSWHSWVGALTLLATSGQALCGLCLLCPRAARVSRVARLKLYHLTCGLVVYLMATGTVFLGMHSVWFQAQIKGAAWYLCLALPLYPALVIMHQISSSYLPKKKMEM
- the CYB561D1 gene encoding probable transmembrane reductase CYB561D1 isoform X3 → MQPLEFCLCMAEAILLFSPEHSPFFFCSRKARIRLHWAGQTLAILCAALGLGFIISSRTRSELPHLVSWHSWVGALTLLATSGQALCGLCLLCPRAARVSRVARLKLYHLTCGLVVYLMATGTVFLGMHSVWFQAQIKGAAWYLCLALPLYPALVIMHQISSSYLPKKKMEM